The Xenopus laevis strain J_2021 chromosome 7S, Xenopus_laevis_v10.1, whole genome shotgun sequence genome includes a window with the following:
- the LOC108697657 gene encoding zinc finger protein 570 — protein sequence MAEISMQTFVTFDDVAAYFSEDDWQCLEEWQQELYQNAMQEIHGVLLAMGYTISNPDVLVRIKNVGTSNFSDNPDSSKSKKCCNFTHDFPSHHPDILLRVKQQTHTLSSDQLELQEQSCTTSTLDDDDKCSNNSLASTHQESTSSSKLGDRASGDTLEDHNHKEQLPEKVKHNIVCWEDIVEKNEPKSVPKERPNESERDDGVASTNSAEMDEKISVSKERLFICSVCGKSFGGNSLLVRHMRIHTGEKPFACNHCDKSFNDKSYLLRHLRTHTGEKPYSCSVCLKCFSQNSSVMAHMRIHTGERPFQCPECEKRFSDKSYFVRHMRTHSGEKPYKCIQCEKCFSQTSSLTSHMRIHTGEKPYKCSVCGKCFSQNSSLAIHKRLHKPEDLL from the exons ATGGCTGAAATTTCTATGCAG aCCTTCGTGACATTTGATGATGTTGCAGCGTACTTCTCTGAAGATGACTGGCAATGTCTAGAAGAATGGCAGCAAGAACTGTACCAAAATGCCATGCAAGAAATTCATGGAGTTCTtcttgccatgg GTTATACTATCAGTAACCCTGATGTCCTGGTTAGGATCAAAAATGTAGGAACATCTAATTTCAGTGATAATCCAGATTCATCTAAAAgtaaaaagtgttgtaatttcACTCATG ATTTTCCTTCACATCATCCGGATATTCTATTACGAGTTAAGCAGCAGACACACACTCTATCAAGTGATCAGCTTGAACTTCAAGAACAAAGCTGTACAACATCCACATTAG atGATGACGATAAATGTTCCAACAACTCCTTGGCCTCTACCCATCAAGAAAGCACAAGCTCTTCCAAGTTGG GAGACAGAGCATCAGGAGATACCTTGGAGGATCATAACCACAAAGAACAGCTGCCTGAAAAGGTGAAGCACAATATTGTTTGCTGGGAAGACATCGTTGAAAAAAATGAACCAAAATCTGTTCCAAAGGAGAGACCAAATGAAAGTGAAAGAGATGACGGAGTGGCTTCTACAAATTCAGCTGAAATGGATGAGAAAATATCAGTCTCAAAGGAGAGGCTATTTATTTGTTCTGTATGTGGAAAAAGCTTTGGTGGCAACTCGCTGCTGGTCAGGCACATGAGAATCCATACAGGAGAGAAGCCATTTGCTTGTAATCATTGTGACAAAAGCTTCAATGATAAATCTTATCTTCTCCGCCATCTAAGAACCCATACAGGAGAAAAACCCTATTCCTGCTCAGTGTGTTTGAAATGCTTTAgtcagaattccagtgtcatgGCACACATGAGAATCCACACGGGGGAAAGGCCTTTCCAGTGCCCAGAGTGTGAGAAACGATTTAGCGATAAATCCTATTTTGTACGGCACATGAGAACTCATAGCGGAGAAAAACCCTACAAGTGTATTCAATGTGAAAAATGCTTCAGCCAAACCTCAAGCCTCACTTCCCACATGAGGATCCACACAGGAGAAAAACCATATAAATGTTCTGTTTGTGGTAAATGTTTCAGTCAAAATTCAAGTCTTGCTATACATAAAAGATTACACAAACCAGAAGATCTGCTCTAG